The window TCTTAGTTCCATCCCCAGGAGTTAAGACCCATGATTTTGAAGTTGAATAGTATTCCCAGGGGCTCCAAGAAAAACCATCATTGCTGAAACACATGTAGACCACTCCGCTTCCCACTCCATCAACAGCGTCAAGAGTTAATGTAACTGAAGGCGAGTTCGTGTAAGCAGCGCCTCCATTAATTATTACAATACCTGCAGGAGGAGTCGTGTCAATTTTAACGGTTATAGTGTTCGACCAGCTGCTTTGAAGACCAGCTGCGTCAACAGCTCTAACTTTGAAAGTATGAATCCCATCACTTAAAGTAGGATGGTATGGACTGGAGACTTGAAACGGAGACCCACCGTCAATACTCCCCTCGTAATAACTTACTCCACTACCCGTGTCTCCAGGGGTATTCCACGTGAAGTACGGAGAATTATGAGTAGTCCAGCTTGAGCCACAATGACTCTCACTTAATGATGGAGCATTTGGAGAAGTCACATCAATGTAAAATGGCCCTATGTGCAAAGCATTAGGATTCCAGTTTCCTGCATTATCCACAGTTCTTATGTGAAGGTACCAACTGCTACCTGTGGAAAGCGGAAAGCTTACAGAATATGTAATGGTCTGGTCTACCGTAGTATCTGGCAGAGTTGTCGGATTGTTGTCCCAAACGCAAGAATAACCATATACGCCGCTAAGATCATCTGACGCACCAGACCAACTAACCTCGATTGTGTTATCCTTAGACCAAACTCCTATCTGGTGGCTCGAAGTCCAACTAGTTGGATTGCTTGGTGGATTTTTATCCAAGGCTATAGCGGCGTCCCAAATGCTTATTCGTCCAAAACCATCAAGATCCGTATTAGGTACATCTATTGCTTTTGTTTTTAAAGCTTCTTCAACAGCTATTGGGTTATTATTAAGATGTCTTAACACAAGAGCTGAGCCAGCAACATGAGGTGCTGCAAATGAGCTACCGGACCAATAAGTAACGTAACCTTTTTCTACAGTCGTTAAAGTATATATACTTCGACCAGGTGCCGCAAGAGTTGGTTTTATCTCTCCATAATAATTTGGATAGCTATATTGTGGACTGGCAGGCCTGTATATTGTATTATCAGATTGTATAGAAGAAATGCTTAAAACGAATAGTCCTGTACTGGGATCTACTGGATAGTTGTCACCATTGCCCCAATTACCCGCAGCTGCAACAACAGTTGTATCATAATCAGCAGCAGCTGAAGCAGCTCTCGCGAGTTCCGATGTTCCGTCACTCGGCTTATCTCCTAAGGTTCCAAGTGATGTAGTTATCACTTGAGCACCTTGTTTATTTGCCCAATCAAAAGAATTAATTATTTGGTATGTAAATTGAGGTGCTTCACAGATTATAAAATAAGCCTTTGGTACAATTTGCCAAACAACGCCTGTAGTGGCAGTTCCATGCCCATCTTGATCGTCTAACCCATCAAAATCCGTTATATACCACATTGCAGCTATTACATTTATCTTAGTAGGATCATAAGGTTTATCCCACAGAGGGTTATATAAAGGATGCTGTTCGTCAAATCCGGTATCTATTATAGCAATTGTAAGACCTTGACCCTCAAAGCCCCTTTGATTTATCTTATCAGCACCTATATTTGTATATCCCCAATTGTTATTTCTCAGGGTCTGTAAATCATACGCAGCCTTCATAGATATTGTTTCGTTGACATATGATGAAATAGGTTGTATTTCTTCTTCTCCATCCCAAATTTCCTTAACAAATGGAAGCGCCGCAAGCCTGCCAATATTTTCTATTGGAACTTTAATCATCAAGGCATTAAGATAAAATAAGTAAGGACTGTTAAGCTCGCCCCTTCCTTCTA is drawn from Candidatus Bathyarchaeia archaeon and contains these coding sequences:
- a CDS encoding S8 family serine peptidase yields the protein MRANLSKISFILTNENQIFRNMLLILLFSTMLFPLFIYADINEESFEVYVSKSLIQLMKHNATGERIVIVLLKDHPEISELQSIRRYSKSSEKISYNQLSKMAENSQYVNNCKKTLTEYAELFSGGGKFATVEGRGELNSPYLFYLNALMIKVPIENIGRLAALPFVKEIWDGEEEIQPISSYVNETISMKAAYDLQTLRNNNWGYTNIGADKINQRGFEGQGLTIAIIDTGFDEQHPLYNPLWDKPYDPTKINVIAAMWYITDFDGLDDQDGHGTATTGVVWQIVPKAYFIICEAPQFTYQIINSFDWANKQGAQVITTSLGTLGDKPSDGTSELARAASAAADYDTTVVAAAGNWGNGDNYPVDPSTGLFVLSISSIQSDNTIYRPASPQYSYPNYYGEIKPTLAAPGRSIYTLTTVEKGYVTYWSGSSFAAPHVAGSALVLRHLNNNPIAVEEALKTKAIDVPNTDLDGFGRISIWDAAIALDKNPPSNPTSWTSSHQIGVWSKDNTIEVSWSGASDDLSGVYGYSCVWDNNPTTLPDTTVDQTITYSVSFPLSTGSSWYLHIRTVDNAGNWNPNALHIGPFYIDVTSPNAPSLSESHCGSSWTTHNSPYFTWNTPGDTGSGVSYYEGSIDGGSPFQVSSPYHPTLSDGIHTFKVRAVDAAGLQSSWSNTITVKIDTTPPAGIVIINGGAAYTNSPSVTLTLDAVDGVGSGVVYMCFSNDGFSWSPWEYYSTSKSWVLTPGDGTKTVYVKYKDYVGLESSPSSDTIILDTSPPTTPSLSSPNDGARVNPRPTFSWVPSSDSTSGVASYILEIDTSPSFNTANLRRITGITATS